CCACGCGGCGATCGAGCGGCTGGCCGACGGGTACGAGCATCCCGCGAGCGGGCGCGGTGGCACGCTGTCGGTGACCGAGCGCAGGCTCATCGCCCGGGCCCGCGCGGAGCTGGCGGACCCGGACATCCTCCTCCTCGACGAGCCGACCACCCGGGGAGCCGGTCCGCGGAGCGCCGCCCGGCCGCGCACGACCGTTCTGATCGTGCACGAGCTGGGCACCGCGGCGCGCGCCGACCGCATCGCCGTCCTGGACCGGGGCCGTCTCGCCGAGACGGGCAGCCACGACGAACTGCTCGCCCGCGGTGGCCGGTACGCCGAGCTGTGGGCGGCGTACACGGGTACGGGCACGGGCATGGACACGGGCATGGAGACGGGCACCACGGAACCGGTGCCACCGGGGCGGGATCAGAGCCAAGCACTCGCCCATGACACAGTGGGCGGATGACGACGCGCCGCGCGGACACCGTCCACCCCGACCTGCTCGCGGCGAAGGCGCTCGTCTTCGATCCCTGCGGGTTCACCTGCTCGCGGCCGGTGCCCGAGGCCGAGAGCGCCGCGTACGCCGCCCACGCGTTCGGCGTCGACGGGCTGGCCGTCCGGTTCCGGGTGGCCAAGGTGACGCCCACCAAGGTCGGGCAGTTCGTCACCGTGTGGAAGCGGGCGGCCCCGGGTGGGCCCATCCAGCCGTTCGACGTCGCGGACGGCATCGATCTCTTCGTGATCAGCACGCGCGATCGCCACCACTTCGGGCAGTTCGTCTTCCCCGTGGACGCGCTCCGTCGGCACGGTGTCGTGGCGGTCGACGGGCACGGCGGGAAGCGGGCCTTCCGCGTGTACCCGCCCTGGGTGACCGACCTCAACCGGCAGGCCGGAACGGCGCAGGAGTGGCAGCTGGACCACTTCCTGCGCCTGGATGAGGGCTGGCCCGTAGACCTGGGCCGCGCCCGCACGCTGTACCGGGGCGGCCAGGCCGCTTGAAGGTCGGCTAGGTGGCCGTGCCGGCTCGTCGTGGAGATCTGCCCGCGGTGCCGGCCAGGTACGTATCGCTCGGTCCGGACCGGCCGCCGCGCGATTTTCGGACACACGTACGATGCGCCGGTGATGATCTATCTGTCCATCGACGCCACCTCCGAGGCGTACGAGAGCGGGAGGGCCCTGGGCTTCCTCCTCGGCGCCGCCGTGCTGATGCTCGTGCTCTGGTTCGCCACCGCGTCCTGGCGGCGGGTCAGTGCCCTGCCTCCCGGCGCGGCAGCCGATGGGCACACCGCGGCGCTGCGAGTGCGCCGACGTCGTACGGTTCTGATCATCCTGGGCCTGCTCGGGGCGGGTGCGGTGGTGAATGTCGTATTCCAGTACGGGCCGGAGCCGCGCGCGGCGGAGACCGCCGCGGCCGCAGGCGACCTGGTGGAGGCCGACGGGGCTCCGACCGGTCCGCGTACGATCACGCCGCCTGCGGCCCTGGACGGCTACCGGTTGATGACGGAGGAGGAGACGGCTTCCTACCGCGAGGCGGGGGCGCGCGCCTTCCCAGTGGCCGTACCTGGTACTACGACCGGGACGATGACGGCCGTGCCGATGGCATCCTCCACATCGACACCACCCAGTGGTCGCAGAAGCTGACCGCGGAAAAGCGCAGGGACTCGATCACGCAGGAGTTCCGGAACTTCTTCGCAGGAGCCAGGAGCAGCGACTCCGCGG
This is a stretch of genomic DNA from Streptomyces sp. NBC_00536. It encodes these proteins:
- a CDS encoding MepB family protein is translated as MTTRRADTVHPDLLAAKALVFDPCGFTCSRPVPEAESAAYAAHAFGVDGLAVRFRVAKVTPTKVGQFVTVWKRAAPGGPIQPFDVADGIDLFVISTRDRHHFGQFVFPVDALRRHGVVAVDGHGGKRAFRVYPPWVTDLNRQAGTAQEWQLDHFLRLDEGWPVDLGRARTLYRGGQAA